The Nodosilinea sp. PGN35 genome includes a region encoding these proteins:
- a CDS encoding cytochrome P450, whose protein sequence is MASSTSDRSLLPPGSFGLPVVGETLNFLLDPNFADKRRDRYGPIFKTRLLGRPTVVMMGPEANQFVLSTHMDCFSWREGWPGTFRELLGESLFLQEGDEHRRNRKLLMPAFHGPALAAYVDTMQSLTERYAQRWETLGQFAWFNEMKQLTFDIASTLLLGSAPGAETAQLSQWFTALTAGLFAPPLRWGWTPFGRAIRARDRLLDHIEQVVRDRQLNPTHDALGLLVQSEDEAGNRLSLSEIKVQALLMLFAGHETTTSMLTSLVMALAQHPSVWAQARQEQATLMATNGAIALDHLRQMPYLDQIVKEVERLYPPVGGGFRGVVKAFEFNGYRVPEGWMALYRINAAHRDRTIYTNPETFDPDRFSPERAEHRRAEFSLVGFGGGPRVCLGLAFAQMEIKLVAAHLLRHYTWSLVPGQNLQMTPIPTLRPRSGLHVIFKQRDPAAP, encoded by the coding sequence ATGGCCTCTTCTACCTCAGACCGGTCGCTCCTACCCCCCGGCAGCTTTGGGCTGCCCGTGGTGGGTGAAACCCTCAACTTTTTGCTGGATCCCAACTTTGCCGACAAACGCCGAGACCGGTATGGGCCGATCTTCAAAACCCGTTTGCTGGGCCGCCCCACCGTCGTAATGATGGGGCCAGAGGCCAACCAGTTTGTGCTCTCTACCCACATGGACTGCTTCTCGTGGCGGGAGGGCTGGCCCGGCACCTTTCGAGAACTGCTGGGGGAGTCGCTCTTTTTGCAGGAGGGCGACGAACACCGCCGCAACCGCAAGCTGCTCATGCCCGCTTTCCATGGCCCTGCCCTGGCGGCCTATGTGGACACCATGCAGAGCCTGACCGAACGCTACGCTCAGCGGTGGGAAACCCTGGGCCAGTTCGCCTGGTTCAACGAAATGAAGCAGCTCACCTTCGACATTGCCAGCACGCTGCTGCTGGGCAGCGCACCGGGAGCCGAAACGGCGCAGCTCTCACAGTGGTTTACGGCGCTGACGGCGGGTCTGTTTGCGCCCCCCCTGCGCTGGGGCTGGACGCCCTTTGGCAGGGCGATTCGAGCGCGGGATCGGCTGCTCGACCACATTGAGCAGGTGGTGCGCGATCGCCAGCTCAACCCCACCCACGACGCCCTTGGCCTGCTGGTGCAGAGCGAAGACGAAGCGGGCAACCGCCTGAGTCTGAGCGAAATTAAGGTGCAGGCGCTACTGATGCTGTTTGCCGGGCACGAAACCACTACATCTATGCTGACCTCCCTGGTCATGGCCCTGGCACAGCACCCCAGCGTTTGGGCGCAGGCCCGGCAGGAGCAGGCGACCCTGATGGCGACAAACGGCGCGATCGCTCTGGATCACCTGCGGCAAATGCCCTACCTCGATCAGATTGTCAAAGAGGTAGAGCGGCTTTATCCACCTGTGGGCGGCGGTTTTCGTGGCGTGGTCAAAGCTTTTGAGTTTAATGGCTACCGCGTGCCCGAGGGCTGGATGGCGCTGTACCGCATCAATGCGGCCCACCGCGATCGCACCATCTACACCAACCCCGAAACCTTCGACCCCGATCGCTTTAGCCCCGAGCGAGCCGAGCACAGGCGCGCCGAATTTAGCCTGGTGGGCTTTGGTGGCGGCCCCCGCGTCTGCCTGGGCCTGGCCTTCGCCCAGATGGAGATCAAGCTGGTAGCCGCCCATCTGCTGCGCCACTACACCTGGAGTTTAGTCCCTGGTCAAAATCTTCAAATGACGCCTATCCCCACCCTGCGACCGCGATCGGGCCTGCATGTCATCTTTAAGCAACGCGACCCTGCCGCACCCTAA
- a CDS encoding SDR family oxidoreductase, whose translation MTPAPQTVVVVGASRGIGAAVARHCANRGDRVWSVSRSPAVAGEWIQADISGPEGIGAIARALGNTPLDALLFMGGVWEAGAFTDAYDFMASSDGETRFVIGVNTIAPIEITRALAANLTQAVNPRAIYIGALTGLDNCASPEVANTAAKFGLQGAVQSLRLALGGQNIGFTVINPGNVATEEVLLDIEEGRFGPQTPIPIAVITSAIDWLLSLPPAVDVPELNLWQRSGDR comes from the coding sequence ATGACCCCAGCCCCTCAAACCGTTGTCGTTGTCGGAGCCAGTCGCGGCATTGGGGCGGCGGTGGCCCGGCACTGTGCCAACCGAGGCGACCGGGTCTGGTCTGTGTCCCGCAGCCCGGCAGTGGCGGGGGAGTGGATCCAGGCCGATATTTCGGGGCCAGAGGGCATCGGGGCGATCGCCCGCGCCCTGGGCAACACCCCCCTCGACGCCCTGCTGTTCATGGGCGGCGTGTGGGAAGCAGGCGCATTTACCGACGCCTACGACTTCATGGCCAGCTCCGACGGCGAAACCCGTTTTGTAATCGGCGTCAACACCATTGCCCCGATCGAGATCACCCGCGCCCTGGCGGCGAACCTGACCCAGGCCGTCAACCCCCGCGCCATCTACATCGGTGCCCTCACCGGGCTAGACAACTGCGCCTCGCCCGAGGTGGCCAACACCGCCGCCAAGTTTGGCCTGCAAGGGGCGGTGCAGTCGCTGCGGCTGGCCCTGGGCGGTCAGAATATTGGCTTCACCGTCATCAACCCCGGCAATGTGGCCACCGAGGAAGTTCTGCTCGACATTGAGGAGGGTCGGTTCGGGCCGCAGACGCCAATCCCGATCGCGGTGATTACCTCCGCCATCGACTGGTTGCTGAGCCTGCCGCCTGCGGTGGACGTGCCGGAGCTAAATCTTTGGCAGCGATCCGGCGATCGCTAG
- a CDS encoding metal ABC transporter permease, giving the protein MEDALQLLTIPFLVALVLIGIHTYLGIHVLSRNVVFVDLALAQISALGATVAFMLGHLPQTPAAYGYSLAFTVAGAAILSLSRQWSGRVSQETFIGVVYVVSAAAAFLLIDRSPQGAEHIKQILVGSLLTTTEGDLLKVVGLYGAVGMFHWLCRDRFLTISLNPEQAIAKGWRLWLWDFLFYVSFGVVVTSSVAIAGVLLVFSFLIIPAAIGTLYSSRVWLKLLLGWTVGLVTSAVGIGASYLGDLPTGATIVCTFGAVLAIATLLQPLILASPDQRRRILAQAARTLGMGSLGLALLSGLWLMVNPHADQPLLGLIEHYYPALQDRFLTDTERELAAEATLGEVEMQAHIQQLTQLERDSRWQGEPLSEDRLRELSSYTLSYQEMEKGESFVQEALKDRARDRQRWVFGLPLIAIALGGLLMVNHSQTADDIETNYEHSNV; this is encoded by the coding sequence ATGGAAGACGCACTGCAACTGCTGACGATTCCCTTTCTGGTCGCCCTGGTGCTGATCGGCATTCACACCTACCTGGGCATTCACGTGCTCAGCCGCAATGTGGTGTTTGTCGATCTGGCCCTGGCCCAGATCTCGGCACTGGGGGCGACGGTGGCCTTTATGCTGGGCCACCTGCCCCAGACGCCGGCGGCCTACGGCTATTCCCTCGCGTTTACGGTGGCGGGGGCGGCGATTCTCTCCCTCAGCCGCCAGTGGAGCGGGCGGGTATCCCAGGAAACGTTCATTGGGGTGGTGTATGTGGTGTCGGCGGCGGCGGCATTTTTGCTGATCGATCGCTCCCCCCAGGGGGCCGAGCACATTAAGCAAATTCTGGTGGGCAGCCTGCTCACCACCACCGAGGGCGACCTGCTCAAGGTGGTGGGGCTCTACGGCGCGGTGGGAATGTTTCACTGGCTCTGCCGCGATCGCTTCCTGACCATTTCCCTCAATCCCGAGCAGGCCATCGCTAAAGGGTGGCGGCTGTGGCTGTGGGATTTTTTGTTTTACGTCTCTTTTGGCGTGGTGGTGACCAGCTCCGTGGCGATCGCAGGCGTTTTGCTGGTTTTCTCGTTTTTGATCATTCCAGCGGCCATCGGCACCCTCTACAGCAGCCGGGTTTGGCTCAAGCTGCTGCTGGGCTGGACGGTGGGGCTAGTCACCAGCGCCGTGGGCATTGGGGCCTCTTACCTGGGCGATTTGCCCACCGGGGCCACCATTGTCTGCACCTTTGGGGCCGTGCTGGCGATCGCCACCCTGCTGCAACCGCTAATTCTCGCCTCGCCAGATCAGCGCCGCCGCATTCTCGCCCAGGCGGCTAGAACCCTGGGGATGGGAAGCCTGGGCCTAGCCCTGCTGTCGGGGCTGTGGCTGATGGTCAACCCCCACGCCGACCAGCCCCTGCTGGGTCTGATCGAGCACTACTACCCGGCACTGCAAGATCGCTTTTTGACCGACACCGAGCGCGAACTAGCAGCGGAGGCCACCCTTGGCGAGGTCGAAATGCAGGCCCACATTCAGCAGCTCACCCAGCTAGAGCGCGACAGCCGCTGGCAGGGCGAGCCCCTCAGCGAAGACCGCCTGCGGGAGCTGTCGTCCTACACCCTTTCCTACCAGGAGATGGAGAAGGGCGAGTCGTTTGTGCAGGAAGCGCTGAAGGATCGGGCGCGCGATCGCCAGCGCTGGGTGTTTGGCCTGCCGCTGATCGCCATTGCCCTCGGTGGACTGCTGATGGTAAACCATAGTCAAACGGCTGACGACATCGAGACAAACTATGAACATTCAAACGTGTGA
- a CDS encoding metal ABC transporter substrate-binding protein — translation MLRRLFSLVLGLAFGAGLLFGEAAAAAADPRLEVVTTTSDLKSLVEIVGGDRVHVTSIAPPAQDPHTFEPRLANLQQLKQAQLVVKIGLDHDLWIDQLLKEIDNPNLQPNRPGYVDASKGIPLLEARATTIAPVQGHTHGAGNPHYWLDPLNGVTISGAIMEGLDRIDPDHAATYEANRAQFVADLQAKLTDWEQQLAPYQGQPIIAYHNSWPYLSRRFRLNVVDYIEPKPGIPPSPAHLAQLIKTIKAEHVPLIVKEPYESERVPNLLHGKTGATVVELISSVGAVPGAADYFSLFDYNISALVQAFQAQGLHSSS, via the coding sequence ATGCTACGACGTTTGTTTTCGCTGGTTTTGGGCCTGGCCTTTGGGGCTGGGCTGCTCTTTGGCGAGGCCGCCGCTGCCGCCGCCGACCCACGGCTGGAGGTGGTCACCACCACCTCCGACCTCAAGAGTTTGGTGGAGATCGTCGGGGGCGATCGCGTCCATGTCACCAGCATTGCCCCGCCCGCCCAAGACCCCCACACCTTTGAGCCCCGGCTGGCCAACCTGCAACAGCTCAAGCAGGCCCAGCTGGTGGTCAAAATTGGCCTCGACCACGACCTGTGGATCGACCAGCTGCTGAAAGAGATCGACAATCCCAATCTCCAGCCCAACCGACCGGGCTACGTCGATGCCTCCAAGGGCATTCCCCTGCTGGAGGCGCGGGCCACCACTATTGCCCCGGTGCAGGGCCACACCCACGGGGCGGGCAACCCCCACTACTGGCTCGACCCGCTCAATGGTGTCACGATCTCCGGGGCGATCATGGAGGGGCTCGATCGCATTGACCCCGACCACGCCGCCACCTACGAAGCCAACCGCGCCCAGTTCGTCGCCGACTTGCAGGCCAAACTCACCGATTGGGAGCAGCAGTTGGCCCCCTACCAGGGGCAGCCGATCATCGCTTACCACAACAGCTGGCCCTACCTGTCGCGACGGTTTCGGCTCAATGTGGTTGACTACATCGAGCCGAAACCGGGCATTCCGCCCAGTCCGGCCCACCTGGCCCAGCTGATAAAGACGATCAAAGCCGAGCACGTGCCGCTGATTGTCAAAGAACCCTACGAGTCGGAGCGGGTGCCCAACCTGCTGCACGGCAAAACCGGGGCCACCGTCGTCGAGCTGATCTCGTCGGTGGGGGCGGTGCCGGGAGCGGCGGACTATTTCTCGCTGTTTGACTACAACATCAGTGCTCTGGTGCAGGCGTTTCAGGCTCAGGGCTTGCATAGCTCTAGTTAG
- a CDS encoding type II toxin-antitoxin system YafQ family toxin, translating into MEVSFSSPFKRVFKKRIKGNAELEARFWQKLEQFTADPFHPSLKTHKLSGKLKDLWSFSVDYDARVIFYFTEDDKAVFIDIGSHDEVY; encoded by the coding sequence GTGGAAGTCAGTTTTAGTTCTCCCTTTAAGCGGGTCTTTAAAAAACGCATCAAAGGAAACGCAGAACTAGAGGCCAGGTTTTGGCAGAAGCTAGAGCAGTTTACAGCAGACCCCTTTCATCCAAGCTTAAAGACCCACAAGCTATCGGGCAAATTAAAAGACCTTTGGAGCTTTAGCGTAGATTACGATGCGCGAGTAATTTTTTATTTTACAGAAGACGACAAAGCTGTCTTCATTGATATTGGTAGTCATGACGAGGTTTATTGA
- a CDS encoding acetamidase/formamidase family protein, producing the protein MIRGRRLGLPGKLARWLGLSLICFGIVFATGAFALEQVGELSKAEVKAALRQVPATYPGMVHLLPATLETTQWGWFDNAEEPVLHIASGDTVVVETMMHSHNQVVPGLTIEEIKKLRTDHPGRGPHTLTGPIYVEGAEPGDTLKVNILKIVPRAYATNFNVPGMFGQFPDQFPDGQVKYVYLDMDRKVAEFLPGIEIPLAPFPGTIGVAREEPGQYSSVPPGRYAGNLDIRDMVAGTTLYVPVFVDGALLWTGDSHAAQGNGEINLTALESAFKEIVLNVELIKGESIEWPQIETPTDWIRLGVDRDLNIALDIAKAETIEFLAAQRQISAAEAEALMPTVSDCRVSQVVDINKGVHCLNPKDVTATKTVAYPTAETDDYFVAFTEGDDLNAIMDAASLDMMAQLQEKKGLSRLDAYGLASIAMDCRLNAIAADAKSLHCVIPKSLWVDEA; encoded by the coding sequence ATGATTAGAGGAAGACGTTTAGGGCTGCCTGGCAAACTCGCTCGGTGGCTGGGCCTGAGCTTGATCTGCTTTGGCATTGTGTTTGCAACGGGGGCCTTTGCCCTGGAGCAGGTGGGAGAACTGAGTAAAGCGGAGGTCAAAGCCGCCCTGCGCCAGGTGCCCGCCACCTATCCCGGCATGGTGCACCTGCTGCCCGCTACTCTAGAAACTACCCAGTGGGGCTGGTTTGACAATGCCGAAGAGCCTGTCCTGCACATCGCCTCCGGCGACACGGTGGTAGTCGAGACCATGATGCACTCCCACAACCAGGTGGTGCCGGGCCTCACCATTGAAGAGATCAAAAAACTGAGAACCGACCACCCCGGTCGCGGCCCCCACACCCTCACCGGGCCAATCTACGTCGAGGGGGCCGAACCCGGCGACACCCTCAAAGTCAACATCCTCAAGATTGTGCCCCGGGCCTACGCCACCAACTTCAACGTGCCGGGCATGTTTGGCCAGTTTCCTGACCAGTTTCCCGACGGCCAGGTGAAATATGTCTACCTCGACATGGATCGCAAAGTGGCTGAATTTCTCCCCGGCATTGAGATCCCGCTCGCGCCCTTCCCCGGCACCATCGGCGTGGCCCGAGAAGAACCCGGCCAGTACAGCAGCGTTCCCCCCGGTCGCTACGCAGGCAACCTCGACATCCGCGATATGGTCGCTGGCACCACCCTCTACGTGCCCGTCTTTGTGGATGGGGCGCTGCTGTGGACAGGCGACTCCCACGCCGCCCAGGGCAACGGCGAGATCAACCTGACGGCCCTGGAGTCAGCCTTCAAAGAGATTGTGCTGAATGTGGAGTTGATCAAAGGCGAGTCGATTGAATGGCCCCAGATCGAAACCCCTACCGACTGGATCCGCCTCGGAGTCGATCGCGACCTCAACATCGCTCTGGACATTGCCAAGGCCGAAACCATTGAGTTTCTGGCCGCGCAGCGCCAGATCTCTGCCGCCGAAGCCGAGGCCCTGATGCCCACGGTGTCAGACTGCCGCGTCTCCCAGGTGGTGGACATCAACAAGGGCGTCCACTGCCTCAACCCCAAGGATGTGACCGCCACCAAGACGGTAGCCTATCCGACGGCAGAAACCGATGACTACTTCGTGGCCTTCACCGAAGGCGACGACCTCAACGCCATCATGGATGCCGCCTCCCTCGACATGATGGCCCAGCTCCAGGAGAAGAAGGGACTGTCGCGGCTCGATGCCTACGGCCTGGCCAGTATCGCCATGGACTGCCGACTGAATGCGATCGCCGCCGATGCCAAGAGCCTCCACTGCGTCATTCCCAAGAGCCTCTGGGTCGACGAGGCTTAA
- a CDS encoding SDR family NAD(P)-dependent oxidoreductase, producing the protein MTELCVIVGMGEGNGMAIARRFAKEGFTIAMVARNEGKLQGYQATLQSEGIAAHYFLADAGDEAALTAAFDQIQAQLGTPGVLVYNAAVPRMESVLQTRYDTLVSDFRANVAGAIACVQAVLPAMQAAQKGTILFTGGGFALYPHPDFVSLSIGKAGIRVLANTLHAALADSPIKVGTITIAGTVNSDDPRYSSDLIAEEYWKLHSAEGGEYETVY; encoded by the coding sequence ATGACTGAACTATGTGTGATCGTGGGTATGGGCGAGGGCAACGGTATGGCGATCGCCCGTCGATTTGCCAAAGAAGGGTTCACTATTGCCATGGTGGCTCGCAACGAAGGCAAGCTCCAGGGCTACCAGGCCACCCTGCAAAGTGAGGGCATAGCTGCCCACTACTTTTTGGCCGACGCCGGGGATGAGGCGGCGCTGACGGCAGCTTTCGACCAAATCCAAGCTCAGTTGGGTACACCGGGGGTGCTGGTCTACAACGCCGCCGTGCCCCGCATGGAGAGCGTTCTACAGACCCGCTACGACACCCTGGTGAGCGATTTTCGGGCCAACGTGGCGGGGGCGATCGCCTGCGTCCAGGCCGTCCTCCCCGCTATGCAGGCCGCCCAAAAGGGGACGATTTTGTTTACCGGCGGCGGCTTTGCCCTCTATCCCCACCCCGATTTTGTGTCGCTCTCCATTGGCAAGGCGGGCATTCGCGTGCTGGCCAACACCCTCCACGCGGCCCTGGCCGACTCCCCCATTAAGGTGGGCACCATCACCATTGCGGGCACGGTTAACAGCGACGACCCCAGGTACAGCAGCGACCTGATCGCCGAAGAATACTGGAAACTCCACAGTGCCGAGGGTGGGGAATACGAAACGGTGTATTGA